From a single Chitinivibrio alkaliphilus ACht1 genomic region:
- a CDS encoding FAD-dependent oxidoreductase has protein sequence MKQVKENLYWVGALHPDLRVFDVIMHTKYGTSYNAFILKTNAGNVLFETVKVKFFDDFLKKIEEVCPVESISHIVVDHTEPDHVGSLEKLLDLAPQAQVVGSAVALNFLRDICNRPIPGIAVDHNATLDIGGERLRFLSVPFLHWPDSIYTYLEKNKTLITCDSFGCHYSDERVFNDTIDGDFYPAYKYYFDMIMGPFKKHVRYALEQIEPLDFDTICPGHGPVLRTDLDYYIDLYRKWSQEEEIPLPEKPQVVNAFVSAYGYTEELARHINSGIAEVVDADIHTYDMVHADAQEVQKKIDTAQGLLLGSCTINGDALPPVMDLAMGLNGIAHGGKVAAAYGSYGWSGEGPEVLNYRLRTQRMNTLEPPLRVKFKPSQDDTEKAVDFGRRFGKKIQKEWEQMGRTGSDGKTFWKCTVCGEVFEGALPPTTCPVCGVGSEAFVEHAQDVVTYSDDRPQKMVIVGSGAAAISAAEAIRARNSAAEIHLYTAEDILPYYRPVLTDMLSRSVEDEEFFLHPEHYYAEKILPSIFQAPWYPLQRQKKEIILESGAAVSYDKLLLATGADPFVPPVKGRDLAGVHTIRSRRDITRLQERFAAPGNRKILVVGGGLLGLETACGLAQNGAEVLVVDTAPRILPRQTDGPGAEFLMDLVKESSIEIITDTVVQEIYGHENRVEGVILATGENIQTDLVVVSAGLKPSVDLAEGTAISTGRAIEVNDRMETGARDIYAAGDCAIFNECYYGIWEPALEQGRVAGANMAGDEKRFAGKKYPATLHAFGTSLFALGDIHLSPQDKDVTIIRRRDDLKKALVTYYFQKNRLCGALFIGDLSKSAPVITGVNEKITYEDALDEKML, from the coding sequence ATAACGCCTTTATTTTAAAAACCAATGCGGGAAATGTCCTCTTTGAAACGGTGAAGGTGAAGTTTTTTGATGACTTCCTCAAAAAAATAGAAGAGGTATGTCCCGTGGAATCCATCTCCCATATTGTGGTGGATCACACGGAACCCGACCATGTTGGCAGCCTTGAAAAGCTTCTTGATCTGGCCCCTCAGGCACAGGTGGTGGGATCTGCCGTGGCCCTGAATTTTCTCCGGGATATCTGCAACCGCCCCATTCCGGGAATTGCCGTGGATCATAATGCCACCCTTGACATTGGCGGGGAACGGCTACGCTTTCTTTCCGTACCCTTTCTCCACTGGCCCGATTCCATATACACTTATCTGGAAAAGAATAAGACCCTTATCACCTGTGATTCCTTTGGCTGTCACTACTCCGATGAGCGGGTGTTTAACGATACAATAGACGGAGATTTCTACCCCGCCTACAAATACTATTTTGATATGATTATGGGGCCCTTTAAAAAACATGTGCGCTATGCCCTGGAGCAGATTGAGCCCCTCGATTTTGATACCATCTGCCCCGGCCATGGACCGGTGCTTCGTACAGATCTTGACTACTATATAGATCTCTATCGTAAATGGAGCCAAGAGGAGGAGATCCCCCTTCCCGAAAAACCACAGGTGGTGAATGCCTTTGTTTCCGCCTACGGCTACACCGAAGAGCTTGCCCGTCATATCAACAGTGGTATTGCTGAAGTGGTGGATGCGGATATCCACACCTATGATATGGTGCATGCCGATGCACAGGAGGTACAGAAAAAAATCGATACAGCCCAGGGGTTGCTCCTTGGTTCCTGTACCATAAATGGCGATGCCCTGCCGCCGGTGATGGATCTTGCCATGGGCCTCAACGGCATTGCCCACGGGGGAAAGGTGGCGGCAGCCTACGGCTCGTACGGATGGAGCGGTGAAGGCCCTGAAGTATTGAATTACCGTTTGCGCACGCAACGAATGAACACCCTTGAGCCCCCCCTTCGGGTAAAATTTAAACCCTCACAGGATGATACAGAGAAAGCCGTGGATTTTGGTCGGCGATTTGGAAAAAAAATACAAAAGGAGTGGGAACAGATGGGACGAACCGGTTCTGATGGGAAGACATTTTGGAAGTGTACTGTCTGCGGAGAGGTCTTTGAAGGAGCCCTTCCGCCAACAACGTGCCCTGTTTGCGGGGTTGGCTCTGAGGCCTTTGTGGAACATGCTCAGGATGTGGTGACCTACTCCGATGACCGTCCGCAGAAGATGGTGATTGTTGGTAGCGGTGCCGCGGCCATTTCTGCTGCTGAGGCTATTCGCGCACGTAACAGTGCCGCAGAGATCCACCTCTATACGGCGGAGGATATTCTCCCCTATTACCGTCCGGTCTTAACGGATATGCTCTCCCGTTCCGTGGAGGATGAGGAGTTTTTCCTTCATCCCGAGCATTACTATGCTGAAAAAATATTACCCTCCATCTTTCAAGCCCCGTGGTATCCATTGCAGAGGCAAAAAAAGGAGATTATCCTTGAAAGCGGAGCGGCTGTCTCCTACGATAAACTCCTTCTTGCCACCGGGGCGGATCCCTTTGTGCCTCCGGTGAAGGGGCGGGATCTTGCGGGAGTTCATACGATTCGCTCCCGCAGGGATATTACGCGTCTTCAGGAGCGCTTTGCTGCTCCCGGAAACAGAAAAATTCTCGTTGTGGGGGGGGGGCTCCTTGGTCTGGAAACAGCCTGCGGTCTTGCCCAAAACGGCGCAGAGGTTCTGGTGGTGGATACGGCGCCCCGTATTTTGCCCCGTCAAACCGACGGTCCCGGGGCGGAGTTTCTCATGGATCTGGTGAAAGAGAGCAGCATAGAAATTATCACCGATACGGTGGTGCAGGAGATTTACGGTCATGAAAACCGCGTGGAGGGAGTGATCCTTGCAACGGGAGAAAATATACAGACAGATCTGGTGGTGGTGTCTGCGGGTCTCAAGCCTTCGGTGGATCTGGCAGAGGGAACAGCAATCAGTACGGGACGTGCCATTGAAGTAAACGATCGTATGGAAACCGGTGCACGGGATATTTATGCCGCCGGTGATTGCGCCATCTTCAATGAATGTTATTACGGTATCTGGGAGCCTGCCCTGGAACAGGGGCGGGTGGCCGGTGCAAATATGGCCGGTGATGAAAAGCGCTTTGCCGGGAAAAAATATCCCGCCACCCTTCATGCCTTCGGTACCTCCCTTTTTGCCCTGGGGGATATACACCTGTCTCCTCAGGATAAGGATGTTACAATAATACGTCGCCGTGATGATCTGAAAAAGGCTTTGGTGACCTATTATTTTCAAAAAAACCGCCTGTGCGGCGCACTTTTTATTGGCGATCTCTCAAAATCGGCTCCGGTTATTACCGGGGTGAATGAAAAAATCACCTATGAGGATGCTTTGGACGAAAAAATGTTGTGA
- a CDS encoding ribonucleoside-diphosphate reductase subunit alpha — translation MQIIKRDQRETSVDIQEIRKALEWACAGLDVSYLELESHSTALYGGQDRVSTRDIQLSLVDEALHMTTPQRPEFRIVAARLLLMEIYKEAAYNRGYTEFGYGDYLTCVREAVRRNLYDPVIFEYYTEAELYEAGKFLTPAYDLDFDYAGARLLINRYLIRDREEVFELPQEMFLTIALFCAANEEKTHRLDRVREFYEVLAARKISLATPILLNLRRCGGNLSSCFVAAADDSLDSIFYTVNTIARISKNGGGVGVNISRIRSAGAEIKGTPGASGGVVPWIRIMNDTAVAVNQMGKRAGALTVALDAWHHDLPEFLELQTENGDQRKKAYDIFPQVVVPDLFMERVEERGEWTLFDPHEVRLAYGVEIAELWGDEFKKWYTKLESDTSLSLTRRVSARELFKQIMKSQVETGMPYLFFKDTVNRMNPNKHDGIIPSGNLCQESFSNFRPSAIEEPHTEEGSIRQISREGLVHTCNLVSLNLAEIDEYELPQICARAVRILDNSIDMTFPPIMESRHHNERYRTIGVGAMGLADLLAKKKIPFEKAAAFADAYFEKIAYFTVSASADLALERGAYPAFAGSDWERGIFFGRDRAWYEANSDIASKWLELMDKISREGIRNSQLLAIAPNTSSSLLQGCTAGVLPVFSKFHIDKNANGAIPLCPPFIKESFWYYKENKHIDQREVVRLMGAIQKWIDQGISMELLYNLNTPITARDIYEVLMTAWKEGVKTVYYTRTLQKNSNISEKAECESCAN, via the coding sequence ATGCAGATAATAAAACGTGATCAGCGGGAAACATCCGTTGACATACAGGAAATACGGAAGGCCCTTGAGTGGGCCTGTGCGGGACTCGATGTCTCGTATCTGGAATTGGAAAGTCATAGTACGGCCCTCTATGGGGGGCAGGATCGGGTGAGTACACGGGATATTCAGTTGTCCCTTGTTGACGAAGCCCTGCATATGACCACCCCGCAGCGGCCGGAGTTTCGTATTGTGGCGGCCCGGCTTCTCCTTATGGAGATATATAAGGAAGCTGCGTACAACCGGGGGTATACGGAGTTTGGCTACGGTGATTATCTCACCTGTGTGCGTGAGGCCGTGCGGCGCAATCTCTACGATCCGGTTATTTTTGAATATTACACGGAGGCAGAGCTCTATGAAGCGGGAAAATTTCTTACCCCGGCCTATGATCTTGACTTTGATTATGCCGGTGCCCGTCTCTTAATAAACCGCTATCTTATTCGCGATCGGGAGGAGGTTTTTGAGCTTCCCCAGGAGATGTTTCTCACCATTGCCCTTTTTTGTGCGGCCAATGAAGAAAAAACGCATCGCCTCGACAGGGTACGGGAGTTTTATGAGGTTCTTGCGGCGCGTAAGATTTCCCTGGCAACGCCCATCCTTCTTAATCTTCGCCGGTGTGGGGGGAATCTTTCCAGCTGCTTTGTCGCGGCTGCTGATGACTCCCTTGATTCTATTTTCTATACGGTAAACACCATTGCCCGCATCTCCAAAAACGGTGGCGGGGTGGGGGTAAATATCAGTCGGATTCGCTCTGCCGGTGCAGAGATTAAGGGCACCCCCGGAGCTTCGGGTGGTGTTGTTCCCTGGATCCGCATTATGAATGATACGGCCGTAGCGGTAAATCAGATGGGCAAACGGGCCGGTGCATTGACCGTGGCCCTTGATGCGTGGCATCATGACCTTCCGGAGTTTCTGGAGCTGCAGACGGAGAACGGTGATCAGCGCAAAAAGGCCTATGATATTTTTCCCCAGGTTGTGGTGCCCGATCTTTTTATGGAGCGGGTGGAAGAACGGGGAGAGTGGACCCTCTTTGATCCCCACGAGGTGCGCCTTGCATACGGTGTGGAGATTGCTGAGTTGTGGGGAGATGAGTTTAAGAAATGGTATACAAAGCTGGAATCTGATACGTCTCTTTCTTTGACACGACGTGTTTCTGCCCGGGAGCTCTTTAAGCAGATAATGAAGTCTCAGGTGGAAACGGGAATGCCCTATCTCTTTTTTAAAGATACGGTAAATCGCATGAATCCCAATAAGCATGACGGTATTATTCCCAGTGGAAATCTCTGTCAGGAGTCTTTTTCCAATTTCCGGCCCTCTGCCATTGAAGAGCCCCATACCGAGGAGGGGAGCATTCGCCAGATCTCCCGGGAGGGACTTGTCCATACGTGCAACCTCGTCTCTCTCAACCTTGCGGAAATAGATGAATACGAATTACCTCAGATCTGTGCCCGGGCGGTGCGTATCCTTGACAACAGTATTGACATGACCTTTCCGCCCATTATGGAATCACGCCACCATAACGAACGGTATCGTACGATAGGGGTGGGGGCCATGGGACTGGCAGATCTTCTTGCAAAAAAGAAGATCCCCTTTGAAAAGGCAGCAGCCTTTGCCGATGCCTATTTTGAGAAAATTGCCTATTTCACCGTCTCTGCCAGTGCCGATCTTGCCCTTGAACGGGGGGCCTATCCGGCCTTTGCGGGCAGTGACTGGGAGCGGGGAATCTTTTTTGGACGGGATCGGGCGTGGTATGAAGCCAATAGTGACATTGCTTCTAAATGGCTGGAGCTCATGGACAAAATCAGCCGTGAGGGCATACGCAACAGTCAGCTCCTTGCTATAGCACCCAATACCTCAAGCTCTCTTTTGCAGGGGTGTACTGCCGGTGTATTACCGGTGTTTAGTAAATTTCATATTGACAAAAATGCCAATGGGGCTATTCCCCTTTGCCCCCCCTTTATTAAGGAGTCCTTTTGGTATTATAAGGAAAATAAGCATATTGATCAGCGTGAGGTGGTGCGTCTCATGGGGGCCATACAGAAATGGATAGACCAGGGGATCAGCATGGAGCTTTTGTATAATCTCAATACGCCCATTACGGCACGGGATATTTATGAGGTTCTTATGACTGCATGGAAAGAGGGGGTGAAAACAGTGTACTACACGCGAACCCTCCAGAAAAACAGCAATATTTCCGAAAAAGCCGAGTGTGAATCCTGCGCAAATTAA
- a CDS encoding ribonucleotide-diphosphate reductase subunit beta, with translation MYTKKLFNPAGVDTLDTRRIIEGNTTNLFNLNNVKYDWASKLYRTMMENFWIPEKVDLTTDIQDYKKLTDPERKAYDGILSFLVFLDSVQTNNVPKISEYITAPEINLVLAIQTYQEAIHSQSYAYSIETVIEKDRRDAIYEFWRDDSVLFDRISFIADSYQKFHDAQSRTNFATALIADYLLEAVYFYNGFNFFYLLASRNLMPGTADIIRYINRDELTHVVLFLYVIRGIREEQPDMIPDDLIYSMFETAVTQEIEWTNHIIGDDVLGVTRESTDSYTKFIANKRLKSLGLEPLYPGFETNPYEHLERIADTEGAGDVKANFFESTVTSYNQSSAVEGWDEL, from the coding sequence ATGTATACGAAAAAACTCTTTAATCCTGCCGGGGTGGACACCCTTGATACCCGGCGGATTATCGAAGGGAACACCACCAATCTTTTTAACCTCAACAACGTGAAATATGACTGGGCAAGCAAGCTCTATCGTACCATGATGGAAAATTTCTGGATACCGGAAAAGGTGGATCTCACCACGGATATTCAGGATTATAAAAAGCTTACCGATCCGGAGAGAAAGGCCTATGATGGCATTCTCTCCTTTCTTGTGTTTCTTGATTCTGTGCAGACCAATAATGTACCAAAAATATCGGAGTATATCACGGCGCCGGAGATCAATCTTGTCTTGGCGATTCAAACCTATCAGGAGGCGATTCACTCGCAGAGTTATGCCTACTCCATAGAGACTGTCATAGAAAAGGACCGCCGCGATGCCATTTATGAATTCTGGCGGGACGATTCTGTTCTCTTTGACCGGATCAGTTTTATAGCCGATTCCTATCAAAAGTTTCATGATGCCCAGAGCAGGACAAATTTTGCCACGGCACTTATTGCGGATTATCTCCTTGAGGCGGTCTATTTTTATAACGGCTTTAATTTCTTCTATCTTTTGGCAAGTCGTAATCTCATGCCGGGAACAGCCGATATTATCCGCTATATCAATCGTGATGAACTAACCCACGTGGTACTCTTTCTCTATGTTATCCGGGGGATTCGTGAGGAGCAGCCTGATATGATTCCCGATGATCTCATTTACTCCATGTTTGAAACGGCGGTGACCCAGGAGATTGAGTGGACAAACCATATTATTGGCGATGATGTGTTGGGGGTTACCCGTGAGAGCACCGACTCCTACACAAAATTTATTGCCAATAAGCGCTTAAAATCCCTTGGTCTGGAACCACTCTATCCCGGATTTGAGACCAACCCCTATGAACACCTGGAGCGTATTGCCGATACGGAGGGGGCCGGTGATGTGAAGGCCAATTTCTTTGAAAGCACCGTCACCAGCTACAATCAATCCAGTGCCGTTGAAGGGTGGGATGAGTTGTAA
- a CDS encoding sialidase family protein, protein MMSILRVVTVLCVFWVGTAVSYSWEVVHQDEGRHEFYSVAFGNGRYIACGTSGFAVTSEDGSVWSETDLFPEDWDRLKGTLKAIRWNGERFVAVGSWGTVLTSSEGDTWESYQDSIGNTSIAFEDVTFGNDMWVAVGWSGSAEGGHHIFTSSDGMSWEEQESPVTEAFHRLYGVYWDSVLNIFIAVGNNVCILTSDNGIDWYEQESPIEESNYRTVVRYGEMLVIGGSHDDMWAYAAIITSLDGLEWEQQEVPLNDMGFSSSVYELVVGEDALLGFSRFFYSSDDGIEWEISRETEEYAFLNAGLYRDSVYIGVGSDLTILRAEIRETALIDEPARDVNAFRPYVFADGLHNLRLPRGSHHVQLFTLKGELVWRESVWAEHANEMVPLSLPRSITDVGRMYIMRVIHGDETLFQDRIRF, encoded by the coding sequence ATGATGAGTATACTACGGGTTGTTACAGTGTTGTGCGTCTTTTGGGTAGGTACAGCAGTATCCTACAGTTGGGAAGTGGTGCATCAGGATGAGGGACGCCACGAGTTCTACTCAGTGGCCTTTGGGAATGGTCGCTATATTGCATGTGGTACATCGGGGTTTGCTGTTACATCAGAAGATGGCAGTGTTTGGTCAGAAACTGATCTTTTCCCAGAGGACTGGGACAGACTCAAAGGAACCCTGAAGGCTATTCGGTGGAATGGGGAACGGTTTGTCGCAGTTGGCTCATGGGGAACAGTGCTCACATCTTCAGAGGGTGATACCTGGGAGAGTTATCAGGATTCTATCGGAAACACTTCTATAGCATTTGAAGATGTCACCTTTGGCAATGATATGTGGGTTGCCGTGGGATGGTCCGGTTCTGCTGAAGGAGGGCATCATATCTTTACGTCCTCTGATGGTATGTCCTGGGAAGAGCAGGAAAGTCCTGTAACAGAGGCATTCCATCGTCTGTATGGAGTATATTGGGATTCAGTGCTGAATATCTTTATTGCCGTGGGAAATAATGTCTGTATCCTTACTTCAGATAACGGGATAGACTGGTATGAGCAGGAGTCTCCCATAGAAGAATCTAACTACCGGACTGTGGTGCGGTATGGTGAAATGCTTGTTATCGGGGGAAGCCATGATGATATGTGGGCATATGCTGCTATTATTACGTCACTGGATGGTCTTGAATGGGAGCAGCAGGAGGTACCCCTCAATGATATGGGATTCAGTTCAAGCGTGTATGAGTTGGTTGTGGGGGAAGATGCTCTATTGGGGTTTTCGCGATTTTTTTATTCCAGTGATGATGGGATAGAATGGGAAATCAGCCGAGAAACAGAAGAGTATGCATTTCTCAATGCAGGACTGTATAGAGATAGTGTATATATTGGTGTTGGAAGTGATTTGACAATTTTACGGGCAGAAATTCGTGAAACAGCCCTTATTGACGAACCTGCGAGAGATGTTAATGCCTTCCGGCCATATGTATTTGCAGATGGCCTTCATAATTTGCGTCTTCCACGGGGCTCCCATCACGTACAGTTGTTTACCCTCAAGGGTGAGTTAGTGTGGCGAGAATCTGTTTGGGCAGAACATGCCAATGAGATGGTTCCTCTTTCTCTACCTCGCTCTATAACAGATGTAGGTCGTATGTATATAATGCGGGTTATACATGGGGATGAGACACTATTCCAGGATCGTATTCGTTTTTAG